One genomic segment of Nocardia spumae includes these proteins:
- a CDS encoding HNH endonuclease signature motif containing protein, protein MHSSDGEVAEQVARPLLAAVSELFERSLIPLSDAELVAAMRGVEMCARRLTAMQHRLLIEAEERSLPARSGAKTVKRFLMETLNVSSADAGSRVHAARWVGTFHDLDGEPRAPQLPCTAGALAEGEVSADHVRGIAHVMNRIPRGVAESDREAAEQLLAQFARSGSPDDIGKVGDRILAHLDPDGRLTTDRDRARMRGIVVGRQRPDGMSPLRGDIDPVLRALLDPLLAKYARPGVCNPEDPDSPGVHIDSADPAMVAAAAHADQRSTAQRNHDALTAVLRSGLVAEDLGRHRGLPVTAVLTMRLEDLEKDSGVATTATGGIVPIREALRLAESSRPYLAIFDHAGLPLHLGRMKRLASPTQRLALIAALRGCSRPGCDAPASLCAAHHIRDYAKGGPTDITNLVLACDACHALIHDGPGGWKTVTEGTFSSFPGRTAWIAPDHIDPSRTPRINHRHHADELLAEILTHDHLRDEQGRRQPWSRSRPRPPDATAA, encoded by the coding sequence ATGCATTCGAGCGATGGGGAGGTCGCGGAACAGGTCGCGAGACCACTGCTCGCCGCCGTCTCCGAACTGTTCGAACGTTCGCTGATACCACTGTCGGACGCGGAACTGGTGGCGGCGATGCGGGGTGTGGAGATGTGCGCGCGCCGGCTGACAGCAATGCAACATCGGTTGCTGATCGAGGCCGAGGAACGGTCCCTGCCCGCGCGATCCGGCGCGAAGACGGTGAAGCGCTTTCTGATGGAGACGCTGAACGTGTCGAGCGCGGATGCGGGCAGCCGCGTGCACGCGGCACGATGGGTGGGGACGTTCCACGATCTCGACGGCGAACCGCGTGCCCCGCAATTGCCCTGCACGGCAGGCGCTTTGGCAGAAGGTGAGGTGTCGGCCGACCATGTCCGGGGAATCGCGCATGTGATGAACCGGATTCCGCGCGGTGTCGCGGAATCGGATCGCGAAGCAGCCGAGCAACTGTTGGCACAGTTCGCGCGGTCGGGCTCACCGGACGATATCGGCAAGGTCGGTGACCGAATCCTCGCCCACCTGGACCCCGACGGCCGACTCACCACCGACCGGGATCGGGCCCGAATGCGAGGCATCGTGGTGGGACGGCAACGCCCGGACGGCATGTCACCCCTGCGTGGCGACATCGATCCCGTGCTACGCGCCCTGCTGGACCCACTGCTGGCCAAGTACGCGCGCCCCGGCGTCTGCAATCCGGAGGACCCGGACAGTCCCGGCGTGCATATCGACTCGGCAGACCCGGCAATGGTGGCCGCGGCCGCGCACGCCGACCAGCGCAGCACCGCACAACGCAACCACGACGCATTGACCGCCGTCCTGCGCTCCGGACTGGTCGCCGAAGACCTGGGCCGCCACCGCGGCCTGCCGGTCACCGCCGTGCTCACGATGAGACTCGAAGACCTGGAGAAGGATTCAGGTGTCGCGACCACAGCCACCGGCGGCATCGTGCCGATCCGCGAGGCGCTGCGACTGGCCGAATCATCCCGCCCCTACCTGGCGATCTTCGACCACGCCGGACTCCCCCTGCACCTCGGCCGCATGAAACGGCTCGCCTCCCCAACCCAACGCCTGGCCTTGATCGCCGCCCTCCGCGGCTGCTCCCGCCCCGGCTGCGACGCCCCCGCCAGTCTCTGCGCAGCTCACCATATCCGCGACTACGCCAAAGGTGGCCCCACCGACATCACCAACCTCGTCCTCGCCTGCGACGCCTGCCACGCCCTGATCCACGACGGACCCGGGGGCTGGAAAACCGTTACAGAAGGCACGTTTTCGTCCTTCCCCGGCCGAACCGCGTGGATCGCCCCCGACCACATCGACCCCAGCCGAACACCCCGGATCAACCACCGCCACCACGCCGACGAACTGCTCGCCGAGATACTCACCCACGACCATCTGCGCGACGAACAAGGACGCCGACAACCCTGGTCGCGATCCCGCCCCCGGCCACCGGACGCCACCGCGGCCTGA
- a CDS encoding SDR family oxidoreductase yields the protein MARTAPDIPVPALTGKLAVVTGASDGVGLGLATRLAAAGAEVVMPVRNPAKGQAAITQIRRHCPDAEVSLRDLDLSSPASVAGVADQLMDEGRPIHILVNNAGVMTPPRRQVTADGFELQFGTNHLGHFALVARLLPLLRAGGARVTSQISIAADQHSINWDDLQWERKYNGNRAYSQSKIAVGLFGLELDRRSRDGGWGITSNLSHPGVTPTNLLAARPEVGRERDTALVRLIRALSARGILFGKVESALLPALYAATSPDAEGGHLYGPNGFRHLSGPPAGQKLYSRLRSAEDARRIWEISEELLGCRFPAVRTQAPG from the coding sequence ATGGCACGCACCGCACCGGACATCCCGGTCCCCGCCCTCACCGGCAAGCTCGCGGTGGTCACCGGAGCGAGCGACGGCGTCGGGCTGGGGCTCGCGACTCGGCTGGCCGCAGCGGGCGCCGAGGTGGTCATGCCGGTCCGAAACCCGGCCAAGGGCCAGGCCGCGATCACACAGATCCGCCGGCACTGCCCCGATGCCGAAGTCTCGCTCCGCGATCTGGATCTGTCCTCGCCGGCGTCCGTCGCCGGCGTCGCCGACCAGCTCATGGACGAGGGGCGGCCGATTCACATCCTCGTGAACAACGCCGGAGTGATGACGCCGCCGCGGCGGCAGGTGACAGCGGACGGTTTCGAGCTGCAGTTCGGCACGAATCACCTCGGACATTTCGCCCTGGTAGCCCGGCTGCTTCCGCTGCTGCGGGCGGGTGGAGCCCGGGTCACCTCGCAGATCAGCATCGCCGCCGACCAGCACTCCATCAATTGGGACGATCTCCAGTGGGAACGGAAATACAACGGCAACCGCGCCTACAGCCAGTCGAAGATCGCTGTCGGACTGTTCGGCCTCGAGCTCGATCGGCGCAGCCGCGACGGCGGCTGGGGTATCACGAGCAATCTCTCCCATCCCGGGGTGACGCCGACCAACCTTCTTGCCGCACGTCCCGAAGTCGGCAGGGAACGTGACACCGCCCTGGTGCGGCTCATCCGCGCGCTGTCGGCGCGCGGGATCCTGTTCGGAAAGGTCGAATCGGCACTGCTGCCCGCCCTGTATGCCGCGACATCACCCGACGCCGAAGGTGGCCACCTCTACGGCCCCAACGGCTTCCGCCATCTATCCGGCCCACCGGCCGGACAGAAGCTGTATTCGCGCTTGCGCAGTGCCGAGGACGCCCGCCGAATCTGGGAAATCTCGGAAGAATTGCTCGGCTGCCGGTTCCCGGCTGTACGCACACAAGCACCGGGCTGA
- a CDS encoding DUF6339 family protein → MVVDLAKESGFPGPPSTDQKTVFDLSSATLLHSQMDIAPAEAAAGDVWAFLALILLPDVAYWRYPPPSDRVVRERFLDADLTRHVFGRMWWRAHFVYSPEESEPYAALSVLGEAEFDQIYARRATLGGRPQLIKSILRVWQEIETREIPDRDVLRDFLKRLLRLDPFLVYEALDDSALDTELRTVAREAVVGVLISRGNTREAAEQRAHRALPRT, encoded by the coding sequence ATGGTCGTCGATCTGGCTAAGGAATCGGGATTCCCGGGGCCGCCGTCGACTGATCAAAAGACCGTGTTCGATCTGAGTTCGGCGACGCTGCTGCACAGCCAGATGGATATCGCCCCTGCGGAGGCCGCTGCCGGCGACGTATGGGCGTTTCTGGCACTCATTCTGCTGCCGGATGTGGCGTACTGGCGATACCCGCCGCCTAGCGATCGCGTCGTGCGCGAACGCTTCTTGGATGCCGACCTCACCCGGCACGTCTTCGGTCGAATGTGGTGGCGAGCGCACTTTGTCTACTCGCCGGAAGAATCCGAACCGTATGCGGCACTATCGGTCCTGGGCGAGGCCGAGTTCGACCAGATCTATGCGCGACGCGCGACGTTGGGCGGACGCCCGCAGCTGATCAAATCCATTCTCCGCGTGTGGCAAGAGATCGAAACACGCGAGATTCCCGACCGCGATGTTCTCCGCGACTTCCTGAAACGCCTACTCCGGCTCGACCCCTTCCTGGTCTACGAGGCACTTGACGACTCGGCTCTCGACACCGAGCTTCGCACAGTGGCTCGTGAGGCAGTTGTCGGCGTCCTGATCAGTAGGGGAAACACCCGGGAAGCTGCGGAGCAAAGGGCCCACCGGGCACTTCCGCGGACATGA